The following DNA comes from Fervidibacillus albus.
CTTGCAAATTCAGTACCATACTGATTTTGTTGTCCTTGAGCTGATTGGGCATTTTGTTGTTTCACATTTTGAATATTCGTTCCTGCAGAACTTCTTTTTTGTTTTGCCACTTTTCATCACCTCCACAAACGTTAATGTAACCATTCGGTGATGAAACTATCCAAAATTTTTTCGTTTTTTTTAGGATGTTATTTTAGTCATCCGTCCGATTCTTCTGTTTCCCTTCGCAAAACGTATTGTTTCCAAATTTTTTGGTGTGGGACGGGTAATGGGTAATGTTCGATTTCGTCGATCGCAACCATTTTTAATTCCGCCGTTTCTTTCATAATTCGATCAACGACACCGACGAAAGCATTTATTTTCCATGTCAAATGAGAAAAAACGTGTTCAACGTGACAAAGGGGTTCGGTGAGATTAGCTGTAATTTGATGTTTTTTTAACAATGTTTGTTCATATTCCGTGAGCATATTTGTAAAATCTCCCCCCGTTTGTTCTTCGCCGGGAAATTCCCAAAGATCTGCGAGAAGACCTTTCGATGGTCGTTTCCGAAGTAGCACTTTTGCTCCATCGGTTGATTGTAAAACCGCTGCTGTCATTTGAATCGTTTTTCCTTTTTTCCCCTTTGTTTTTACCGGTAAATCCTTTTCCCTTCCCCTTTCATACGCTATACAAAAATCTTTTACTGGACATAATAAACACGCAGGATTAGTTGGTTTACAAATCAATGCACCGAGTTCCATTAAACCTTGATTAAAGCTAGATGGATCATCGACGGAAACAATTCGTTGAGCGATTTCTTCAAATAATTTTTTTGTCCGTCCCTTCGAAATATCTTCTTCAATGAGAAAAATTCTCGATAAAACGCGCATAACATTTCCATCAACGGCAGGAAGTGGTAATCCGTATGCGATGCTTAATACCGCACCGGTTGTATACGGTCCAACCCCTTTCAATTGGCTGAAGGCTTCCTTATCCTTAGGGACAACCCCGCCGTAACGACTTTTTACTTCTTTCACAGCGGCATGTAAATTTTTCACACGGGAATAATAGCCGAGTCCTTCCCATGCTTTCAAAAGGGTTTGTTCATCGGCGGATGCTAAGTCGTCGATGGTCGGAAATCGTTCTAAAAAGTTGTGAAAATATGGAATAACGGTATCTACCCGCGTTTGCTGTAACATCACTTCCGAAACCCACACTTTATACGGGTCACGATCCTTTCGCCAAGGTAAGTCCCTTCCTTCCGTTTTAAACCAATCGATCAATGCCCGTTGAAATGAATGTATCGGAAAATTTTCCACGTGTTTCGATGCGGTTTCTTTCACGAATTAATCCTCCCTATGGTAAACTGAAAAAAATACAGTATAAACGTTCAAAATTTAACAATCATAAAAATAACGTAATCATAAATATACGTAAAGGGCAAGGGATAAATTTTCATTTCCAATAATCGACTTTGTTTAAAATGGAGGTAGGATCTTTTCAGTGGATACTGGCACACATTTCGTAATGGGCATTGCCTTAGGTGGATTAGCAACGATTGACCCGGTCGTTTTCAATAGTGCAGAAACTACCCAGGCGGTATTCTTTGCCACGATTATCGGCTCGCAAATCCCCGATGTGGATACGGTGTTAAAATTTAAAAATAATGCAGCGTATATTCGCAACCATCGTGGGATTACCCATTCCGTTCCTGCCGTTATTTTATGGCCAATTTTTCTTTTAGCTTTTTTGTACCCAATATTTCCAGAGTCAAACGTTCTACATCTTTGGTTGTGGACGTCGATTGCCGTATTTTTACACGTGTTCGTTGATATTTTTAACGCTTATGGAACACAAGCATTACGCCCTTTTTCTTCCAAATGGGTAGCCCTCGGGTGGATTAACACTTTCGATATTTTTCTATTTTCCATTCTTTCGTTCGGCGGTTTGTTATGGTTGTTCGGAGCGGATCCAAGGGACGTATTTCCCGCTATATTCGCAGCCATTACCGCGTATTATTTGCTACGGTACACGGTTCGAAAAACGATTTACGAGACGATTAAAAGGCGTTTTCCCGACGCAGAAAAAATAATTCTGAATCCGACGTTTCGGTTTTTCCGCTGGCGAATTGCCGTAATCACAAAGGAAAAGTTTTATGTTGCCCGGGCGTATCGAAGGGAAATTTATTTGTTGGATGAATATAAGCGCCTTCCCCTTCCAGATGATCCGATGATGGAAGTTGCTAAAACGGATAAAAACGTAGCAGCCTTCTTGTCCTTTTCTCCCGTCTATCGTTGGGAAATGGAAAAGGAAGGGGATGTGACAGAAATTCGTTTTATCGACTTACGTTACAGAAGCAAACATCATTATCCGTTCGTCGCCATCGTGCAACTGGACGATTCGTTAAACATCCTTTCTTCCTATACAGGTTGGATTTACAACGTGGATAAATTGAAAAAAAAGTTTGAAACGATTCCCGGATAAAATTTTCGAAAAGCGGACATTCTGGCAAAAAAATGTCGGAAGTAAAAAGGAGCTGTTTAAAATGAACTGCTCCCTGTCAAGTAGACAGTGGAAATAACTAAAATGATTTAAGCGGCTTTAGTCCTGTATTCAATGGGGCTAAGGCCGTTTAGCCTTTCTTGATATCTTTCATTGTTGTAAAAGT
Coding sequences within:
- a CDS encoding gamma-type small acid-soluble spore protein → MAKQKRSSAGTNIQNVKQQNAQSAQGQQNQYGTEFASETDAQQVRKQNQKAESKKQQNS
- a CDS encoding metal-dependent hydrolase produces the protein MDTGTHFVMGIALGGLATIDPVVFNSAETTQAVFFATIIGSQIPDVDTVLKFKNNAAYIRNHRGITHSVPAVILWPIFLLAFLYPIFPESNVLHLWLWTSIAVFLHVFVDIFNAYGTQALRPFSSKWVALGWINTFDIFLFSILSFGGLLWLFGADPRDVFPAIFAAITAYYLLRYTVRKTIYETIKRRFPDAEKIILNPTFRFFRWRIAVITKEKFYVARAYRREIYLLDEYKRLPLPDDPMMEVAKTDKNVAAFLSFSPVYRWEMEKEGDVTEIRFIDLRYRSKHHYPFVAIVQLDDSLNILSSYTGWIYNVDKLKKKFETIPG
- the mutY gene encoding A/G-specific adenine glycosylase: MKETASKHVENFPIHSFQRALIDWFKTEGRDLPWRKDRDPYKVWVSEVMLQQTRVDTVIPYFHNFLERFPTIDDLASADEQTLLKAWEGLGYYSRVKNLHAAVKEVKSRYGGVVPKDKEAFSQLKGVGPYTTGAVLSIAYGLPLPAVDGNVMRVLSRIFLIEEDISKGRTKKLFEEIAQRIVSVDDPSSFNQGLMELGALICKPTNPACLLCPVKDFCIAYERGREKDLPVKTKGKKGKTIQMTAAVLQSTDGAKVLLRKRPSKGLLADLWEFPGEEQTGGDFTNMLTEYEQTLLKKHQITANLTEPLCHVEHVFSHLTWKINAFVGVVDRIMKETAELKMVAIDEIEHYPLPVPHQKIWKQYVLRRETEESDG